The Cryptomeria japonica chromosome 6, Sugi_1.0, whole genome shotgun sequence genomic interval CAAaaattttgcttccaaaacaattcaattttttcaagacttgtaaCTATGTTAAAAACACAATTCTAGATGAGCTGTAGGTCTACAAGCTTGCAGATGGGagactcttttcttcatttttatgcattcaaAATAGGGCAACACAATGGCCAAAAAAAAGAATGAGCCCTTTCATAACTGCAAATTTAGCTTAGTACTACAAAATTTCACTTGATACTTaaaaattttaattgttttattttagatatgtGGTGGCAGACTTATAGTGGTCAAACACCAAATCTTCAGATTCTAGCCATAGATGTTTTGTGCCATCCCCACAATGCTTCTAGGAATGAGCACAATTATAGACTTTTTGAGAGCATTCACATCAAGACGAAAAACAAGTTGACCCAATAAATGTCTCAACAACCTTGCCTCCATCTACAACCTTAACGTTCAAACTTGAAACCAAAAACATAAAGAGGAAGGAGTTTCATGATGCCATCAACTTGTATCACATCAATCCATATTCAAATTGGATTGTCGAGAAAAGCATCAACAGCAGAAGCATTGGAAAATGGCATACTTGAGGTATCATTAACTCCTCAAGGCAATTCACATGTACACTCTAGTTCAAGGCTGGATACTAGTAGTACTAGGAGGGAGAAGTAGTAGAGTGTAGTTGGCTGTTGTACAACAATACAATATTTGAAATTCTAAATTTTCAGCATTTAAGAATTATATGACATGTGATCATTGATTTATGACATATGGATAATCAAAATAGATTTGTGTATTCTCGATATCATTCTCTACATGTTGCAGCACTAATTTAAGTTTATTTTGCATAttcatgtaaaaaaaaattatttgtcacATTCTGAGTCCAGGTCAAATTTTTGGGCTGCTGAGTTTTCTTCCGACTCCAAGTTTTCAAACTATGATAACAGTAATTTGCAAAAAAGTGTAGCTGAGAAGGTTATAATTTGTTTGAACAAGCTCAAAATACTTCATTTTTCTCCAGCAATCAAATTACAGCTCACATTACCAAGAATCCAATACAGTTTTCCTCCTGTTGGTGTACCGTTTAACAGATAGCCAACATGCATATTTCCTCACTACAATATTGGGCAGGAAGACATTCAAGAGGTTCTGAGGACTTCTTGGAGTAAAAGAGCAGCATTGAAATATTCTGGGATAatcttagattaaaaaaaaataattggaAACATTAGAGAGTATTGCGGTCATTTGTTTGTCGATGAAAAGAAAAATTGTTTACTGGCCTCTTCAAATGCAGAGCATCTGAAAAATTATATTATTGTTTAGAATGTACAGTAGCATTTCTTTttatgtgatgaacaaggaatgtaaATTATCGCTTGCAATTAAATTTTTCAATAGACTACGTGGATAATTCACAGAGCATTACAAAACAACCCTTTAATGGATGTGACGAAGAAAATTAACAAAAAACAATAGCTTCCTAATATGCTAGAACTCAGATATTTTCTATATCCCATTTCCTAgttttttcttctttattttttccTTGAGCATTCTAAGAGTTGGCTTTATCCTCTCACCTGCCATGCAGACTGTAAACTAAGTAACaatgttaatatatatatttgGTAGCAACCTCTACATCACttcattttgtattttctattGGTAAAATGAAGCATGCATATGCATTACATTGGCAAGAAATTGTGAAAGTATAATATAACTATGCTACATTTCATCAAGTAAATATTGACTTATTCAAACTTGAGAAAATGTATCCATACAAGTTGACGTCACATACCAAGAGTGCTCTTGAGAGATCTTCTCGTGTTATTCCTATTGAATCATTAGGAGGCTGCTAGCACACACAAAGAACTCAATTAGATTCCCTTTTTAAAACTCTAGAGAACTaaagcaagaaaataataaaatacacACTTGATCTTGTAATTTCCCGAAAGAGGGGTCTTGAAAGAGACTCAAAACATTGGAATTAAAAATATTATGATGGTATCCAGATACATTATATTATGTCTGATTGCGAAAGCCTACACACTTTCAAATGTTGCCAAAGCTATAGCATAATTGCTCATATTTAGTTGTATACCAAAATTATTGACCAAATAGAAAGTGTAAACATATCAAGAAGAAATGATAAAAATCCCTCAAAAAGATGTTAATAGATTTTCAAAATGTTAGAATATAAGATTTACATTTTATAAAAAAAGTCATCTTAGTGACTTACTGGTGTTTAATAAAAATTGTTATTTAGCTACTAATGCTTTTAATTGTTGAATATGCTAGTTTTGTGTTAGTTGTAAGGCGATTTGGGTAGTTGCATTTGGCAAAGACTTGTACAAGTCATATAGTAATGAATGTAAAATGATCTAAATGGACAAAGAAAACTAAAGCCACCAACTGCAATGAAATCCTTCTTTCCACTCAGATGTGGTTCCAAATGAAAAGGATGTAATGTCGccattttgaaatataatttaattataaaattaaaatacaaaataattaaaattaaaattacattaaaccatagatgacACACTCGCCGAAAACTCGGCGAGTGACAAAAACTCGCCGAGCTTTTGGCCCTGGCGAGTAGTAACGACTTCTACTCGCCaagtttttggcgagtttttgccaaaaactcagCGAGTTTTTGGCAAAAAACTCGCCCGCGTTTCCTTTACAGCCGAAAACGGCTTAAAAATTCgtttattttttgttttccaaTTATGTTTTCggctgagaagggggaaactcattTGGAAGGCTTGGAAGGTGATTTGGGGTGGTTattgagtgattccaagtggatttcaaggggatttgaagggaaaatcagattccaggtaagttttttaatttttttttctatgcttttttaaaacaatttgtttattttttgttgcatttagattgatTACAAATGATTCTTAGGTAAtctaaatcatttctaagttatttacacaagatttaacacaagtcttgttgaattttcacaatttttttgaagaatctagttttcaaaaaaaaattcaaaccctacttttaaaaaaaaaaaaacttcgaatgatgtctaaatttatttaaactaatgtagatagtttgcttagtgctaaattgtttaactaaaatgttaattttttttggcactttgtatgtgtaggttaagtaagcattaatcatggcaagggagcaatggccactagatccatgcccatctggatttataggcacccgtcctagaggtgccagagatggggcatggaggtatgcctatgagggacccgatcctgggtcaattatatgcataaagtgtgagagaatacttcatggaggcatcaaccgcctcaaataccaccttgcaggaatagataggcatgatgctagagcatgccctgggaccaatgaagaaataaaaagacaaatgaatgccctacttgcagctggggaagagaagaaattgcaaagggagagggcaaagctagccatgagatcaggcatagctgaatctcaaggtgtttctattgaccttgaagaggaagaagaaccacttgagggcatagtgggctctcggcgtggcccacgtatccgcaaacccaccatcagctcgcccattgcttctgcttcctctagtagagtacctggccCTATTCCACTTCCATCACAACAATCAAGGtcgataggtgattattttgtgcccagaaacacacctggagcacaaccatcattagaggctagTGGATGGAATAAGGAAGTACATGAGAAAACTGACATTGCAGTtcctgatttttggtacttcaacaacattgcattcaatgtggcagagaatgcttattggctgaatttggtgactgctatgacagtttcaagaaaggggtacaaggccccttcttgcagggatttgagtgggaggttagtaaattactacatagtccacttgatttcatttttaattattttttagatttcttgtttattaaatcaaaattgtgtactaatacctaatttcactttgcacttacaggttgctcacaaatgcagttgctagggcaaCAGAAGTGATGGAGTATCAAAAAATTGATtgggcaaattatggctgcaccattctttctgatgggtggataGATGGCAAGAACCGccccatcatcaattttttggtcgcttgcaaggacaatgtagtgttcttgaaatctgttgatgcctccaacaaggtgaaaaatgcagaaacattgcCTGGAATGTTGGAGCGTGTcatcatggaggtgggggtagagaatgtggtgcaaatcatcacaaataatgcagcagcatatgtgtcagcaggtagaatccttttgaattatcacctttaggcattagcaatattctcatttcttgtgggctttgttttacttggttgcatatttcttaagaataaattcttcttttgcaggaagaatcctccaagagaggcaccccactcttttttggacaccttgtgcagcacatgtccttgaccttcttttggaggacataggaaaacttgagtgggtgactccagttgtggaagatgcaaggaggataaccaaatatatctacaatcacccttgggtcctaaatttgatgagacaacatacgcaagggaaagatttggtgagagctggtgtcacaaggtttgcaacgattttcttgacgttgcaaagcattcttgctgcattgacttctttgaaacaaatgtttgtgagtggagaatggcttaactcaccttattcaaagaagcctgaaggagaggctgtcgcatgcatagtcttcgacaaccactttgcacaaagggctgcagagattgtgaaggttattacttcaaaactttaatttttaaattttagttattcttgattcaagtctctcattactaatttgtaacttcattatttaaattttgatctttttgtaatttgtatttttcaattgtaggtgtcagagcccttggttcaagttcttcgcttggtggatggggataaaaccccaatgggatatctttatgaggccatggatagggccaaagagtctatcaaaaattactacaagggggataagctcaaatttgatcccatttgggaaattgttgataggaggtggaacaatcagctccacaaACCCATTCATGCAgtagggtacttcctcaaccctcgttttaggtttGGGGGTTCTTACTCAAATTcgaatggagaagtcatggagggcctcagtacatgcattgagaggatggtacctgatgttgaggagagagacctcattgtgagtgagctccaaaattatgagggaggaaggggtaagctattctcttcagagctggctaggagaggaagaaccactcaaaccccaggtataacatttgccatttggattttgggatctaaagactaaaatgattgataaattatgttttctcttttctctttgctttctaacttttccattttatttgttttgcagatgcttggtggcaaaattggggtggaaacaccccacatctcaaaaaatttgccctcagagtcttatgtcagccttgcagttcatccaattgtgagcgcaattggagcttgtttgaagcaatccacacgaagaagaggagcaagttagcgcagaaacggctcaatgaccttgtctacgtgcaatataatcttcgattgcgcgtaaagaaggtagaggaactagaaggtggtccaattgacttggatgatatagatccttacagtggttggacatcacaggagcagcctccattgttttccgacactgacatcactgatttggagaggtaggctatggaggaggggggtggatttggtttcaggctggatgacattgaggaggatgaggatgaggattcattgccagtgccagaggcaggtggagacatagcttcatccaggatggaggatgagtctcAATCAACCATACCAAGCGATGAGGCACAATCACGCCCAATCCCACAGCAAACTTATACGACTAGACaatctagaccctctagttctacctctccccatgtttttgctagagctgggaagaggaagttgtaattgtaatttgtaatgatgtatttacttttggttttacaaaaactatttagtaatttactattttgcttcaggcttccagccatcagcattcctcatgaggatgcgattttgtagacactttgcatttaaatatatctagaatcagcttgtttcttttgtgttatcatttattgactcattggatgcatcttctcattaaaaattgcaaaaaaaatgcgttttttactaagtttaagcgtgtttttaagttgccgagtttttcgccgagtttttccgagtttttcctGAGTTTTCACCAAGTTTTTTTCctaggggcttggcgagtcgagccaagtcgcgagtagttcaactatgcattaaaatataaaagaatataattaaatataactaaaatttaattaagttgatGAATGGATAAAAGACATAAAATGAAGTGTTGTGACCCCCtcaaaaatgagatataaaagggagaagagaaaatcagatataaaatgagatatgaagtgTTGTGACCCCCtcaaaaatgagatataaaagggagaagagaaaatCATTTGAGGGGAGGATAATTTGAggaatgagaagtgcagatttgattttaaaaagaagtgcaaatctgattgtgaaaggttgtgtccctttcaaaggacagatataatgaagagttgcactctttcaaagggtgctaatgttGAAAGGGTGTTGTGTCTCTTACCAAAGGGCAAGCATGATGAAGAggtatgacctctccctcacatggagagatataaaggagaggaatcaaaagcatccaatatcatcaccatcgatcagatcagatcagaactgttcttaagttacaggcagtaacatccttgttcttggtggtatgcatgcggatgtgcttaataagtatgcttaatatatgaagcctgataatgctCTTATGCAGAatgtaatagtaatattaatatagactgcaatatgtatgacagtcgtacttaatttcatatacattcatagtGCATTAAAGACTATTATATTAATGACCTAGATGTTAATTCATTTGCTAATGCCTATGAGAGGACCAgggatcaacaattaattaaaaatCATGACTTCAAAAAGACAACAATCAAGGCATATTTATTTGTTACTGAGGAGTGATCTTATTATCAACTAAGGCAGCGATGAATGTAATTAAGCAAAGACAATAATTAAGGACAGAGATGAATAATTAATTCAGATAAGGAAGAAAATCAGAAGCAATAAAGGGGCAAGCAGATTCCATTATCCATCGAAGGCAATAGGAGATTAAATTCAGTCAGCAACAGTAGTGGTTAGGACAACAGTTCCAATCAAGCGAAAGCAAAGAGGTATGAATTACTTGTAAGTTCTATGATATGCTTTAAGCATGCGTATTCTGAAATTAATCATTAGATCCGCATGAGTTAGGAATAACAACAACTAGAAATAACAAATGTCAGTTAACTAGACATAAATGTGCGTAATATATTCATGGTATGCTTTATTCATTGTAAATATGTAATACTCAACTTAAAAAAATAACTCAGTATGTTTATAATTACATTCTTGTGAGTAAGGGTATGAGATGTAATGAAGGGGTGACGAGGGGCTCGTAAGTAGGCTGTTCTAGAACGACCAAAGTGGCATCCAAGACTTTGAGGGCCCTTACATGGAGGAGTTAAGGAACCCGGTTACATTCTCTGCCTAACCCCACAAGACATGGTTAATTTCGGAGAAATCGACTGAAAGGGGAATTCCAATCAGAGGAAGAAGGATAAGGATTGAAGTGATGAAGGAGAAAAGTCATAGGATACCTCACCAGGTAgaccacctcatggtagttgaccaatggtcccatgaggccaagggggctcTGGCTTTCACTctactcttgggcctagggtagaggatctcttGGACACCTTATCATTCCTCCTTACACCAACTCTCTTATGGTTGACTTTTGATAAGGAATTAGGCATAACTATGGATAACTTAATGTTCCTAACCCTACATATAGAGAATTTATGTTTAATTATCCTTTTTAGAAGATTTATATTACGGTTTATATACATTTCAATGGTTTCCTAACCTATTGCAAGATCTCAATCACGTACGCACCTTGTTCCATTTGTGGTTTTACATAGAAATGGTGATTTAGGGCAAGAACTAGGGTTTTTACAAAAAAGGGACATTATTAAGGACACTGACAAGGCAACTTTCATTAAACAAAAAGAAGAACAAATGGTGGATTTAGTGGAATAGAGGAAAGTAACCTAACCACTAGATCCTAAAGTCCAAGCACGTATGTTTTCCTCTAGTCAAATGTTCCCTCATCACACAAGGCCTCATGCATAGTTCAAGGGCACAAAGAGAACTGAAGTCCAcgtttcttttcttgatctccttAAGAAATTGTCAACCTATCAAATTACTTTTTTGGGCACATTACCATTTCGGCATTTAAACAACATTACTTCACCAATTGAGGCCCAAGTTAACCATGCATACTAAGATGTACAACCACCCAGAAACCTTTAGAATGCAACTATCATATTTGAAAGAAAGCAAACAATTTTAGATCCTAAGATTTCTAGAAGAGAAAACTCTAATTTGTACATCCAAGTGTGGGTTTACAACAGTTTTCCATGGAGGCACATCCCACCCACCCCAAAAGCCCAAAAGAACCTCACATTTTTGGGACAAGGACACCTCTAGGACATAGGGACTAGTGGAAGACGTCCCCCAGTCGTCCCTCAACCACTCTTAGGATGCCAGAGACTTGCATCAGGGACGTTGAGACGTCTCCAGGATGTCTCAGCATCAGCTAGTTGTCCCTCGAACATCTGGATGTTTCTCAGACTGGGACATCTTTAAAAgccattaatttttatttttttctcgtTTTTTGTTCCTAGGATCAAACCCTAATGGCACGTGGCCCCATTTATGCACTCTAACCTTTACAAAACACTCCCAAATCCTCATTATTTCACATTTGGTTTTCTGATTTTTCCAACAGCTAGGTGGAGAGGAGAGAAAATACTGAGACAAAGAGTCAAGGAGTGAAGGAGAGAGATTGAGTTTTTGCAAGTGCAAGAGGGGTGACAAGGAGCAACAAAAGGAGAGCAGATTCTAAACCATCTTGGAAGGATTTTTCAATCACAAGGTAGGTTTATGTGattgttttttcaagttttttttttgcaagtttcaTTTTTAAAATctgatttgatgttgaatcttgatgacaaaacaaaaaatgaacaataaacattgaAAGAATCCATGCATATGCATTTGTAGCCATGAACAAACACCTATTCGTGGATTTATTTCAATGTTCGATGctcatttttcattttgtcatcaggattcaacatcaaaaatttatttttatttttattttcaaatttgttaaactAGGCCAAAGCTAGGCACTTATAGAATATTTTGTTTATTGTAGAGTCACAATGAGCTCTTGTGACATGAATGAGGATGAGGTAGAGGTTCATTCTCATAGTGATCTTGAATCAGAATATGTACCTAAGGACAAGGTTGGttaccatggggctgatcctgaaGCTCAAACTAGTTCCATGGAAAATGCAACAGCTAGTAAAGAGTGCCCCTCCACATTACTAGCAAAGTATGTTAAGGTTCCTTTTGATCGTAAGTCTCCTCTCAAACAATTTGCAACAACCTTACCAAGCACGCTAGGGGCAAATGGTGGCACAAGGAAGTGGAAAGGCAACTTTTGTGCTTTAGAGTGGTAAGGCAGCATTATGAGAGTTAATGCACACGTCCTTTTTATTCGAGGAAAAGGTGTGGAAAGATGTTCTTTTTGGAAAAGGAGGCAAACCTCAAATATAGGGCTGAGATCAACAAGCTTTAGGGTGTTCCTGATGACACTGCAGCTATTGCTATAGTGCCTACTACTCTGTCTCATAGGACACATGTTCAGCAAAGGCACCCACAGACTTCTAGTTATACTTTGCAAACGAGAGTATGAGTGGTGTAAGGACCTTCTTCCACTTCCAGTGCCATTGCCCATGAACGATAGGGTAAGGGGAAACACAAGTTGCAAAGTAGCCCCATAGCTGAATTGTTCAATGTGCAATTGAAGGATGAGATAGATGAtgccattggcaagttcttctttgccaatggcatcccTTTTCATTTAGCTCAATCCGCTTATTGTAGGGAGATGATATTGATGGTGGCAAGGGGAGGACCATCCTAATTGCCACTAGGTTAGACCAAATTGAGGACCATGATCTTGGATAAGAGTATTCCAAGATCAATGTGTTGATGGAGAATATGAAAGAATTCCAAATACAGACTTAATTCTAAATACGTGGAGGGATATTAACCATCAtccactcatcaatatcatggtTACATGTATAGGGGGCCTATACTTTCTTAAGGCAGTTGGTCATGCAGGGCATCACAAAGATGCTAATTTTCAGTTCCAGGTCCTCAAGGACGCTATTGAGAAGTTTGGGCCACAAAATGTGATCTAAGTAGTGACAAATGCAACACATCTGTGCAAAGTTGCAAGGAAACTTGTTAAAGAAGCCTATAAACATATTTGGTGGACTCAATGTTGTGTTCATACCAtaaacaatgcactcaaggacatggtgAAGATTAAATGGATTAGAGCAGTGGTCAACAATGCTAGAGATATGAAAATGCTTATCTGCAACCACCGCACCTCACATGCACTCTTCAAGAGCTTCtctaaggagttcttgaaacctGTTGAGACCAAATATGCATTGGAATAGATTGGAATTGGTGTGTCAAGTCCATAACAAAGCAGACGAGGGTGAAGGATACAGTGAAGAATGATGTATTTTTGAGTGATGCCAAATACATAGCCTCCATCGTTGTTCCAATTTTCCAGGTCATTAGATATGGGGATGCAAGTGCACCTCACCTTAGaaaggtgtatgagtgcattgattaTATGCTTGACTAGATGAGGGTTGTGTGAGTGAAGGACCCCACTTTGGCATTCTAAAATGAGCACATTTAGCCAATCATTCATCGAAGATCGCAAAGGCTCAATAATCCCTTGCATATGGCTACTTgcattgaatcctaagtggtacaagacTAGGCCTAGTAGAGTTACACTGATACATGATGATGGGGTGAAGGCGGGGTTCTTTGGGTGCATTAAGAAGATCTATGATCCTTTTGATGTCAACATGATTCGCATTGAGTGGACTAAATTTTCCACTCTTAGGGGTTATTCAAAGGTGGCCAAGATGGATATGGCAACTATGGCATAGGAGGACCCAATTTTGTGGTGGAACTGACATGGACCAAAACCTTTGACTACGACTCAGGCCATTTGATTGCGATGTCAGGTTTCTAGTTCTTCAGTTGTTGAGAGGAATTCGCCTacctatagcttcatccactctcttaagtgAAACATACTTAACCTCTAGGATAGCAAAGAAGCTTGTGGCTATACATAGTACTTTGTGTCTCATTGATAGCAAGATACTTATGTATAAAGAGAGTCCAAGAGTGCGATAGGATGTAGAGCCAACGGACCTAGCACAATTGATGAGGATGCTACGAATTTAAATGCAAGGCTGGTTGGTGTTAGTTTAGCCAAGCTTGACCATGAAGAGTCCAATAGTTCCAAGAGTGAGGAATTTggagatgattagaggcctcccttCACTATATATTGacattttgtaatatattttaacattttgtacttattttgatatcatgctactcattgtaatcatctttATAATATTTCCATTAtgata includes:
- the LOC131076987 gene encoding uncharacterized protein LOC131076987, whose amino-acid sequence is MEGLSTCIERMVPDVEERDLIVSELQNYEGGRGKLFSSELARRGRTTQTPDAWWQNWGGNTPHLKKFALRVLCQPCSSSNCERNWSLFEAIHTKKRSKLAQKRLNDLVYVQYNLRLRVKKVEELEGGPIDLDDIDPYSGWTSQEQPPLFSDTDITDLER